The Vicia villosa cultivar HV-30 ecotype Madison, WI unplaced genomic scaffold, Vvil1.0 ctg.000205F_1_1, whole genome shotgun sequence genome has a segment encoding these proteins:
- the LOC131625312 gene encoding albumin-1-like, protein MAYAKLSLLPLFLLATLLLMFSMEKVEADLCEKFACSRSDPTCGDGCHCVLSKGAEGGRCIKKKHVAKMVEQHPDLCESHADCTRKGSGSFCAYYPKLDLKYGWCFDSNSDAEASFKNFPTSEFLKKPSEVST, encoded by the exons ATGGCTTATGCTAAGCTCTCTCTTTTGCCTCTCTTCTTGCTTGCCACATTAT TGTTGATGTTTTCAATGGAGAAGGTAGAAGCAGATCTTTGTGAGAAATTTGCTTGTTCCAGATCTGACCCGACGTGTGGTGATGGTTGTCATTGTGTACTTTCTAAGGGTGCGGAGGGTGGTAGGTGCATAAAAAAGAAACATGTTGCTAAGATGGTGGAACAACATCCTGACTTATGTGAGTCTCATGCAGACTGCACAAGAAAGGGAAGTGGAAGCTTCTGTGCTTATTATCCAAAATTGGATCTTAAGTATGGCTGGTGTTTTGACTCTAACTCTGATGCTGAAGCCTCGTTCAAGAATTTCCCTACCTCTGAATTCTTGAAGAAGCCGTCAGAAGTTTCCACTTAA